A section of the Rhizobium sp. Pop5 genome encodes:
- a CDS encoding shikimate kinase, which yields MSDPLLTVADSLKDRVRAALGSRNLILVGLMGAGKSAVGRIVASQLGIPFIDSDHEIERVSRMTIAELFAAYGEEEFRALETRVMKRLLKSGPRVVSTGGGAFINERTRKHIKKGGLSVWLKADLEVLWERVNKRDTRPLLKTENPKQTLENLMTARYPIYAQADITVLSRDVRKEIMADEVLKAVIEAQKESAAS from the coding sequence ATGAGTGACCCACTGCTGACCGTTGCCGACAGCCTGAAAGACAGAGTTCGCGCTGCGCTCGGTTCACGCAATCTGATCCTCGTCGGCCTGATGGGTGCTGGAAAATCCGCCGTCGGGCGCATCGTTGCCAGCCAGCTCGGCATTCCCTTCATCGACAGCGATCACGAAATCGAGCGTGTTTCGCGCATGACGATCGCCGAACTTTTCGCGGCCTATGGTGAGGAAGAGTTCCGGGCGCTGGAGACGCGGGTGATGAAACGGCTCCTGAAAAGCGGGCCGCGCGTCGTCTCCACAGGCGGGGGCGCCTTCATCAACGAGCGGACGCGCAAGCATATCAAGAAGGGCGGCCTTTCCGTCTGGCTGAAGGCGGATCTGGAGGTGCTCTGGGAGCGGGTCAACAAGCGCGACACGCGGCCGCTGCTCAAGACCGAAAACCCGAAGCAGACGCTCGAAAACCTGATGACTGCGCGTTATCCGATCTACGCGCAGGCTGATATCACCGTGCTCTCGCGCGACGTGCGCAAGGAAATCATGGCCGACGAGGTGCTGAAGGCCGTGATCGAAGCTCAGAAGGAAAGTGCAGCGTCATGA
- the xerD gene encoding site-specific tyrosine recombinase XerD, whose amino-acid sequence MRDLGRIHVESFLEMMSAERGAAANTLQSYERDLEDVLSFLNGRSIRLIEAASADLSAYLSSLARQGFKPSSQARRLAAMRQFYKFLYAEGIRTDDPTGILDAPKKGRPLPKTMGVEEVSRLLSQAEAEADDPAPGQLQRLRMLALLELLYATGMRVSELVSLPARVLDQEGRFLMIRGKGNKERLVPLSQSAISALKSYGRLLAAENAAAKEPRESPWLFPAASKEGYLPRQVFARDLKNLAIRAGLTPSLISPHVMRHAFASHLLANGADLRVVQELLGHSDISTTQIYTHVLEERLQQLVQMHHPLAKQAKKHE is encoded by the coding sequence ATGAGGGATCTCGGCCGCATCCACGTGGAATCCTTCCTGGAAATGATGAGCGCCGAACGCGGCGCGGCCGCCAACACGCTGCAATCCTACGAGCGCGATCTCGAAGACGTCCTCTCCTTCCTGAACGGCCGCAGCATAAGGCTCATCGAAGCCGCCTCCGCCGATCTTTCTGCCTATCTCTCCTCGCTCGCCCGCCAGGGCTTCAAACCCTCCTCGCAGGCGCGCCGGCTTGCGGCCATGCGCCAATTCTACAAGTTCCTCTATGCCGAAGGCATTCGCACCGACGATCCCACAGGCATTCTCGACGCGCCGAAGAAGGGACGCCCCCTGCCGAAGACGATGGGCGTGGAGGAAGTGAGCCGGTTGCTTTCGCAGGCCGAGGCTGAGGCAGACGATCCGGCGCCCGGCCAGCTGCAGCGCCTGCGCATGCTGGCGCTTCTGGAACTGCTCTATGCCACCGGCATGCGCGTCAGCGAACTCGTTTCGCTTCCCGCCCGCGTGCTCGATCAGGAGGGCCGCTTCCTGATGATCCGAGGCAAGGGCAACAAGGAGCGGCTGGTGCCGCTGTCGCAATCGGCGATATCGGCTCTCAAATCCTACGGGCGCTTGCTGGCGGCGGAAAACGCAGCGGCCAAGGAACCGCGGGAAAGCCCCTGGCTGTTTCCCGCCGCCTCCAAGGAGGGCTACCTTCCGCGCCAGGTTTTCGCCCGGGACCTCAAGAACCTTGCGATCCGCGCCGGCCTGACGCCGTCGCTGATTTCGCCGCACGTCATGCGTCACGCCTTTGCAAGCCACCTGCTTGCCAATGGTGCCGATCTGCGCGTCGTGCAGGAACTCCTCGGCCATTCGGACATTTCGACCACTCAGATCTACACACATGTCCTCGAAGAGAGGCTGCAGCAGCTCGTCCAGATGCATCACCCCCTTGCCAAACAGGCGAAAAAGCACGAATAG
- a CDS encoding acetyl-CoA carboxylase carboxyltransferase subunit alpha: MHNYLDFEKPISDLEGKIIELKKLATEDESIDTTDEIGRLEVRVREAIVEIYSKLNAWQKTQVARHPQRPHFVDYAKTLFQEFTPLAGDRKFSEDAAIQAGLARFRGQPVAVIGQEKGNDTKTRLKHNFGSPRPEGYRKAIRILEMADRFGLPVISLVDTAGAYPGVGAEERGQAEAIARSTEMCLGVKVPLVSVVIGEGGSGGAIAIATGNRVYMLEHSIYSVISPEGAASILWRDSTRAREAATNMKITAEDLKSLGVIDGIISEPLGGAHRDPDSVIAATGDVIANALGEMASRSGEQLRNERRQKFLNMGRNL; the protein is encoded by the coding sequence ATGCACAATTATCTCGACTTCGAAAAGCCGATCTCCGACCTCGAAGGCAAGATCATCGAGCTGAAGAAGCTCGCAACGGAAGACGAGAGCATCGACACCACCGATGAAATCGGCAGGCTGGAGGTTCGCGTCCGTGAGGCGATCGTCGAGATCTATTCCAAGCTGAACGCCTGGCAGAAGACGCAGGTCGCCCGCCATCCGCAGCGCCCGCATTTCGTCGACTACGCCAAGACGCTGTTCCAGGAATTCACGCCGCTCGCCGGCGACCGGAAGTTTTCCGAGGATGCCGCGATCCAGGCGGGCCTTGCCCGCTTCCGCGGCCAGCCCGTCGCCGTCATCGGCCAGGAAAAGGGCAACGACACCAAGACCCGCCTGAAGCACAATTTCGGCAGCCCCCGCCCGGAAGGCTACCGCAAGGCGATCCGCATCCTTGAAATGGCCGACCGTTTCGGCCTGCCCGTCATTTCGCTGGTGGATACGGCAGGCGCCTATCCAGGCGTCGGCGCCGAGGAGCGCGGCCAAGCCGAGGCGATCGCCCGCTCGACGGAAATGTGCCTTGGCGTCAAGGTTCCCCTCGTTTCCGTCGTCATCGGCGAAGGCGGCTCGGGCGGCGCGATCGCGATCGCCACCGGCAACCGGGTCTACATGCTCGAGCATTCGATCTACAGCGTCATCTCGCCGGAAGGCGCAGCCTCGATCCTCTGGCGCGATTCCACCCGCGCCCGCGAAGCGGCGACCAACATGAAGATCACTGCCGAAGACCTGAAATCGCTCGGCGTCATCGACGGCATCATTTCCGAGCCGCTCGGCGGCGCGCATCGCGATCCCGACAGCGTGATTGCGGCAACCGGCGATGTGATCGCCAATGCGCTCGGCGAAATGGCATCGCGTTCCGGCGAGCAATTGCGCAACGAACGGCGCCAGAAATTCCTCAACATGGGCCGCAATCTCTAG
- a CDS encoding murein L,D-transpeptidase family protein, translating into MRIRHFAYVSLMALALSGCNDALETAQVDLSTVKNKVEQPLPAHILADIAAKGMDRNSPIMIRIFKEEGALEIWKAKTDNRFDKIAGYKICAWSGRLGPKVKTGDRQAPEGFYELTRANLNPNSKYYLAINTGFPNRYDAVNGRTGSDLMIHGACSSSGCYSMTDQQVLEIYAFARDAFKGGQSTVQLQAFPFRMTAENMVKHRLDPSYDFWKMLKVGYDNFEVTKRPPEVNVCEKKYVFNQQATDGGAFNAGGKCPAMSTPPALTAALASYGKTYDADYAKAMSKFDGMAWYDPSEAERKAVVAKTRKGRELAFAPTGTSLEAGRMVKVAELEDLMAKRTAQSLTTKAAAGATPAAPAEPPAMAVAAATPAVVPVPQQNPLAFAAPEPQETAEAAAKKPFWKFWARN; encoded by the coding sequence ATGCGCATACGTCATTTTGCCTATGTTTCGCTCATGGCGCTGGCACTTTCCGGCTGCAACGATGCGTTGGAAACCGCACAGGTCGATCTCTCCACCGTCAAGAACAAGGTCGAGCAGCCGCTTCCGGCCCATATTCTTGCCGACATCGCCGCCAAGGGCATGGACCGCAATTCGCCGATCATGATCCGCATCTTCAAGGAAGAAGGCGCGCTCGAGATCTGGAAGGCGAAGACCGACAACCGTTTCGACAAGATCGCCGGCTACAAGATCTGTGCCTGGTCGGGCCGTCTCGGTCCCAAGGTCAAGACCGGCGACCGGCAGGCGCCGGAAGGCTTCTACGAGCTGACGCGTGCCAACCTGAACCCCAATTCGAAATATTATCTGGCGATCAACACCGGCTTCCCGAACCGCTACGACGCGGTGAACGGCCGCACGGGCTCCGATCTGATGATTCATGGCGCCTGCTCGTCGTCGGGCTGCTATTCGATGACCGACCAGCAGGTGCTCGAAATCTATGCTTTCGCCCGCGACGCCTTCAAGGGCGGCCAGTCGACAGTGCAGCTGCAGGCCTTCCCGTTCCGCATGACGGCGGAAAACATGGTCAAGCATCGCCTCGATCCGAGCTACGACTTCTGGAAGATGCTGAAGGTCGGCTACGACAATTTCGAAGTGACGAAGCGCCCGCCAGAGGTGAACGTCTGCGAGAAGAAATACGTCTTCAACCAGCAGGCAACCGATGGCGGCGCCTTCAACGCCGGCGGCAAGTGCCCGGCCATGTCGACGCCCCCGGCGCTGACGGCCGCCCTTGCCTCCTACGGCAAGACCTATGATGCAGACTATGCCAAGGCGATGAGCAAATTCGACGGCATGGCCTGGTACGATCCCAGCGAAGCCGAGCGCAAAGCCGTGGTCGCCAAGACACGCAAGGGCCGCGAGCTCGCCTTCGCGCCGACCGGCACGTCGCTCGAAGCCGGCCGCATGGTCAAGGTCGCCGAACTCGAAGACCTGATGGCCAAGCGCACCGCCCAGAGCCTCACGACCAAGGCCGCCGCGGGCGCCACCCCCGCAGCGCCTGCCGAACCGCCAGCAATGGCAGTCGCTGCCGCAACACCTGCCGTTGTGCCGGTGCCGCAACAGAACCCGCTGGCCTTTGCGGCGCCCGAACCGCAGGAAACAGCCGAAGCCGCGGCAAAGAAGCCGTTCTGGAAGTTCTGGGCGCGGAACTGA
- a CDS encoding sulfurtransferase TusA family protein, with the protein MNPVLYDLRGLKCPLPVMKTRRKLADLASGTLILVDTSDPLAVIDMPHFCNEDGHELVETEKTENGHRFLIRKG; encoded by the coding sequence TTGAACCCCGTTCTCTACGATCTTCGCGGCCTGAAATGCCCCCTCCCTGTCATGAAGACGCGCAGGAAGCTTGCCGACTTGGCGAGCGGCACGCTCATCCTCGTCGATACCAGCGATCCGCTAGCGGTGATCGACATGCCGCATTTCTGCAATGAAGACGGTCACGAACTGGTCGAAACGGAAAAGACCGAAAACGGCCACCGCTTCCTGATCCGTAAGGGCTAA
- a CDS encoding GTP-binding protein — protein sequence MSALNDRIPVTILTGFLGAGKSTLLNRVLKDPVMKDAAVIINEFGDVGIDHLLVESSGDLIIELSDGCLCCTVRGELVDTLANLMDAVQTGRVKAVKRVVIETTGLADPAPVMQAIMGNPVIAQNFELDGVVTVVDAVNGLQTLDNHEEARKQAAVADRLIISKKSMAGQTDALEKRLRALNPRAAMMDADGAEAGSAAVLVNGLYDPATKIADVGRWLQDEDAHEAHHNHDHGHDGHHDHHGHHHHHHHHSDQDPHDVNRHDASIRSFSIIEEKPIDPMALDMFVDLLRSAHGEKLLRMKAIVSVSDRPERPLVLHGVQSIFHPPVRLPAWPDPQDRRTRMVLITKDLPEAFVKDLFDAFLGKPRIDRPDRQALSDNPLAIPGLRI from the coding sequence ATGAGCGCGCTCAACGACAGAATTCCGGTCACCATCCTGACCGGCTTTCTCGGCGCCGGAAAATCGACGCTGCTCAACCGCGTCCTCAAAGACCCTGTCATGAAGGACGCGGCCGTTATCATCAACGAGTTCGGTGATGTCGGCATCGACCATCTGCTGGTCGAAAGCTCAGGCGATCTGATCATCGAGCTGTCGGACGGCTGCCTCTGCTGCACGGTGCGCGGCGAGCTTGTGGATACGCTGGCGAACCTGATGGATGCCGTGCAGACAGGCCGTGTCAAAGCGGTGAAGCGGGTCGTCATCGAGACGACGGGGCTCGCCGATCCCGCCCCGGTCATGCAGGCGATCATGGGAAATCCTGTGATCGCGCAGAATTTCGAACTCGACGGCGTCGTCACGGTCGTCGACGCGGTGAATGGTCTGCAGACGCTCGACAATCATGAGGAAGCGCGCAAACAGGCCGCGGTGGCCGACCGGCTGATCATCTCGAAAAAGTCGATGGCCGGGCAAACGGATGCCCTGGAAAAACGCCTCCGCGCGCTCAATCCGCGCGCCGCGATGATGGATGCCGACGGCGCCGAGGCGGGCAGCGCTGCAGTGCTGGTGAACGGGCTCTACGACCCCGCGACGAAGATCGCCGATGTCGGCCGCTGGCTGCAGGATGAGGATGCGCATGAGGCGCATCACAATCACGACCACGGTCATGATGGACATCACGATCACCATGGTCATCACCACCACCATCATCATCATTCGGATCAGGATCCGCACGACGTCAACCGGCACGATGCCTCGATCCGGTCCTTCTCCATTATCGAAGAGAAGCCGATCGATCCGATGGCGCTCGACATGTTCGTCGATCTCCTGCGCTCGGCCCATGGCGAAAAGCTGCTCCGGATGAAGGCGATCGTTTCCGTCTCCGACCGGCCGGAGCGGCCGCTGGTGCTGCACGGTGTCCAGAGCATCTTTCATCCGCCGGTGCGGCTGCCGGCCTGGCCAGACCCGCAAGACCGGCGCACGCGCATGGTGCTGATCACCAAGGACCTGCCCGAAGCCTTCGTGAAGGACCTTTTCGACGCCTTTCTCGGCAAGCCCCGTATCGACAGGCCGGATCGCCAGGCGCTGTCAGATAATCCGCTTGCCATCCCGGGATTACGAATTTAG
- a CDS encoding D-alanyl-D-alanine carboxypeptidase family protein, whose translation MPTSHFGLFAASRQLSFIVAATAGFLASVPLAQANPHILVDVQSGRVLEHEEAFRKWYPASLTKLMTVYTVFDAIRAGQISLDTPIVMSKRAAAQPAAKMYFKPGQKLTLDSALKILMVKSANDIAVAVAEAVGGTQEAFVTRMNGAALKLGMTDSHFINPNGLPGKGQYTTARDLAVLTVALRRDFPQYAGYFSLEGFTTGQQNVPSLNLLIGRFAGADGMKTGFICASGFNQIGSATRNGRTLVSVVLGTDSLAARADATANLLQKGFTTQPTAGDTLGSLKPYGQGRDQVADITADICSAKGAKIRSETRDEVGRMKIQSPYIQEMDHEPQFVFAGLIPGQDPQPAPQPEKVAGGDTAGTIANVPVPLPRPTAF comes from the coding sequence GTGCCGACGAGCCACTTTGGTTTATTTGCCGCTTCGCGGCAGCTTAGCTTCATAGTTGCCGCGACTGCCGGTTTTCTTGCCTCCGTCCCGCTCGCCCAGGCCAATCCGCATATTCTCGTCGACGTGCAGTCCGGCCGCGTGCTGGAACATGAAGAAGCCTTCCGCAAATGGTATCCGGCCTCGCTCACCAAGCTGATGACCGTCTATACGGTGTTCGATGCGATCCGCGCCGGTCAGATCAGCCTCGATACGCCTATCGTCATGAGCAAGCGCGCTGCCGCGCAGCCGGCCGCCAAGATGTATTTCAAGCCGGGCCAGAAGCTGACGCTCGACAGCGCCCTGAAGATCCTGATGGTGAAGTCGGCCAACGACATAGCCGTCGCGGTCGCCGAAGCCGTCGGCGGCACGCAGGAAGCTTTCGTCACGCGGATGAACGGCGCGGCGCTGAAGCTCGGCATGACGGATTCGCATTTCATCAATCCCAACGGCCTGCCCGGCAAGGGGCAGTATACGACGGCGCGCGACCTGGCGGTGCTGACGGTGGCGCTACGCCGTGATTTTCCGCAGTATGCCGGCTATTTCTCGCTGGAGGGCTTCACGACAGGCCAGCAGAACGTGCCGAGCCTCAATCTGCTGATCGGCCGTTTCGCCGGTGCTGACGGCATGAAGACCGGTTTCATCTGCGCCTCGGGCTTCAACCAGATCGGTTCTGCGACGCGCAACGGCCGCACCCTCGTCTCGGTCGTGCTCGGCACGGACAGCCTGGCTGCGCGCGCCGATGCCACCGCGAACCTCTTGCAGAAGGGCTTTACCACGCAGCCCACCGCGGGTGATACGCTCGGTTCGCTGAAGCCTTACGGGCAGGGACGGGATCAGGTCGCTGATATTACCGCCGATATCTGCAGCGCCAAGGGCGCCAAGATACGCAGCGAAACGCGCGACGAAGTCGGCCGCATGAAGATTCAGTCGCCCTACATCCAGGAAATGGATCACGAGCCGCAATTCGTCTTTGCCGGCCTCATTCCGGGCCAGGATCCGCAGCCGGCTCCGCAGCCGGAAAAAGTGGCGGGCGGCGATACGGCAGGAACGATCGCCAACGTGCCGGTGCCGTTGCCGCGCCCGACAGCTTTCTAA
- a CDS encoding M20 aminoacylase family protein, translating to MPILNRAAELQDEVAEWRRHIHARPELLFAVENTAAFVAEKLKEFGVDEIVTGIGRTGVVGLIKGKGEGSRTIGLRADMDALPLTEITGKPWASKTPGKMHACGHDGHTAMLLGAAKYLTETRNFNGNIAVIFQPAEEGGGGGNLMVKDGMMERFGIEEVYGMHNLPGLPVGQFAIRKGAIMAATDEFTVTIKGRGGHAAQPHRTIDPIVIGAQIVANLQMIASRTADPLRSVVVSVTKFNAGFAHNVIPNDATFAGTVRTLDPEVRTLAETRFRQIVEGLVAAHGAEAEISFHRNYPVTVNHPDETEHAVAVASAIAGEGNVNPEIDPMMGGEDFSYMLNARPGAFIFIGNGDSAGLHNPAYDFNDDVIAHGISYWVRLAEQRLGL from the coding sequence ATGCCGATTTTGAACAGAGCCGCCGAACTGCAGGACGAAGTCGCCGAATGGCGCCGCCATATTCACGCGCGGCCCGAACTTCTCTTCGCGGTGGAAAACACGGCCGCTTTCGTCGCTGAAAAACTCAAGGAATTCGGCGTCGACGAAATCGTCACCGGCATCGGCCGCACCGGCGTCGTCGGCCTGATCAAGGGCAAGGGCGAAGGCAGCCGCACGATCGGGCTGCGCGCCGATATGGACGCCTTGCCGCTGACGGAGATCACCGGCAAGCCGTGGGCCTCGAAGACACCAGGCAAGATGCATGCCTGCGGTCATGACGGCCATACCGCCATGCTGCTTGGCGCGGCGAAATACCTGACCGAGACCCGCAATTTCAACGGCAATATCGCCGTCATCTTTCAGCCTGCCGAAGAGGGCGGCGGCGGCGGCAATCTGATGGTCAAGGACGGCATGATGGAGCGCTTCGGCATCGAAGAGGTTTATGGCATGCACAACTTGCCGGGCCTGCCCGTGGGACAGTTTGCTATTCGCAAGGGCGCGATCATGGCGGCGACCGACGAATTCACCGTCACCATCAAGGGTCGCGGCGGCCACGCCGCCCAGCCGCACCGCACCATCGACCCGATCGTCATCGGCGCCCAGATCGTCGCCAATCTGCAGATGATCGCTTCGCGCACCGCCGATCCGCTGCGCTCGGTCGTCGTCTCGGTGACTAAGTTCAATGCGGGTTTCGCCCATAACGTCATTCCGAACGACGCCACCTTCGCCGGCACCGTCCGCACCCTCGACCCCGAAGTGCGCACGCTGGCTGAAACGCGGTTCCGGCAAATTGTCGAGGGCCTGGTCGCGGCCCACGGCGCTGAGGCCGAGATCAGCTTCCACCGCAACTATCCCGTCACCGTCAACCATCCCGACGAGACCGAACATGCGGTCGCCGTCGCAAGCGCCATCGCCGGCGAGGGCAACGTCAATCCCGAGATCGATCCGATGATGGGCGGCGAGGATTTCTCCTACATGCTGAACGCCCGTCCCGGCGCCTTCATCTTCATCGGCAATGGCGATAGCGCCGGCCTGCACAACCCGGCCTACGACTTCAACGACGACGTCATCGCGCACGGCATCTCCTACTGGGTCCGCCTCGCCGAACAACGCCTCGGCCTCTGA
- a CDS encoding DUF982 domain-containing protein, with translation MQTIWKKPVTIALEGPDQWVVIQTTQAATWALIEDWPTDEGPALDRACAVCADVMSGKRSREEARQAFIEAAIEAGIPIKE, from the coding sequence ATGCAAACCATTTGGAAAAAGCCGGTGACGATCGCCCTTGAAGGGCCGGATCAATGGGTGGTGATTCAGACCACCCAGGCTGCGACCTGGGCGCTGATTGAAGACTGGCCGACAGATGAAGGTCCCGCCCTGGATCGAGCTTGCGCCGTCTGCGCGGATGTCATGTCTGGAAAGCGAAGCCGAGAGGAGGCGCGGCAGGCATTCATAGAGGCTGCGATTGAAGCAGGAATTCCGATCAAGGAATGA
- a CDS encoding DUF2937 family protein, with product MRPIARIIAVAAGVVGGMVFSQAPEFAQQYRQRIGGAIDELRVIVEDFSQQAATHHLDRQEALNAYAQSSDDFLRDRGVSMQSTITRYETLLSQQQKLGTAAPVAKPFVLVGNADDVVFANTWRDFVPGVPVSFAGLVWGAIGFIGGWVVAAVLGLGTRWVVRGRRALRQVL from the coding sequence ATGAGACCGATTGCAAGGATCATCGCCGTCGCAGCCGGAGTTGTGGGCGGGATGGTCTTCTCGCAGGCGCCGGAATTTGCCCAGCAATACCGCCAGCGCATCGGCGGGGCGATCGACGAACTGCGCGTCATCGTCGAGGATTTCAGCCAGCAGGCCGCCACACACCATCTCGACCGCCAGGAGGCGCTGAACGCCTATGCGCAATCCTCGGACGACTTCCTGCGCGACCGCGGCGTCTCGATGCAGAGCACGATTACTCGCTACGAGACGCTGCTGTCGCAGCAGCAGAAACTCGGCACAGCGGCTCCCGTCGCCAAGCCTTTCGTGCTGGTGGGGAATGCGGACGATGTGGTGTTCGCCAATACCTGGCGCGATTTCGTGCCCGGTGTGCCGGTGAGCTTTGCGGGTCTTGTCTGGGGTGCGATCGGCTTTATCGGTGGATGGGTTGTCGCAGCGGTGCTGGGATTGGGAACGCGGTGGGTTGTGAGAGGACGACGAGCCCTTCGTCAGGTGCTGTAA
- a CDS encoding BON domain-containing protein, with protein sequence MVFKEQTFHGLEPEIDAEIANRASLEAAVANALAIAGGIDASDVEVTMEESQIVLTGTVGTVGEIERATVVARAVEGVQSVHNRILLGGAGISDAH encoded by the coding sequence ATGGTTTTCAAGGAACAGACATTTCACGGGCTCGAGCCTGAGATAGACGCGGAAATCGCCAATCGTGCATCGCTCGAGGCTGCCGTTGCCAATGCGCTGGCGATCGCCGGCGGTATCGATGCCTCGGATGTGGAGGTGACGATGGAGGAAAGCCAGATCGTGCTGACCGGCACCGTCGGCACGGTGGGCGAAATCGAGCGGGCAACTGTCGTCGCCAGGGCTGTCGAAGGCGTGCAATCGGTGCACAACCGGATTCTGCTTGGCGGAGCTGGGATCAGCGACGCGCATTGA
- the dxr gene encoding 1-deoxy-D-xylulose-5-phosphate reductoisomerase, with protein sequence MMTGNTAPRRLSIFGSTGSIGRNTLNVVEHLGGREKFEISVLTGNGNVELLARQARSFGAGLAVTANDRHYESLKYELSGSGIAVASGKSGLMEAADREADWVMAAIVGTAGLAPTLAAARRGADIALANKECLVSAGDLFIKAIHQGGGRLLPVDSEHNAIFQVLEENQRPAIERVILTASGGPFRTASLEEMAGVTVETARAHPNWSMGLKISIDSASMFNKALEMIEARHLFGLKPEQIEVIFHPQSIIHSMVGYTDGSVLAQLGAPDMRTAIGYALSFPRRPNLPVERLDFAKLARLDFEAPDERRFPALRLARLAMTRGGVQGAVLNGAKEVALEAFIERRLSFLAMADITEKVMDDLAHLPAASGMDDVFAADRQARHRAAELMRLDAAS encoded by the coding sequence ATGATGACCGGCAACACCGCGCCGCGGCGCCTCAGCATCTTCGGCTCGACCGGCTCGATTGGCCGCAACACCCTCAATGTCGTCGAACATCTGGGCGGACGGGAGAAATTCGAAATCTCCGTGCTGACCGGCAACGGCAACGTGGAGCTGCTTGCCCGCCAGGCCAGATCCTTCGGCGCAGGGCTGGCGGTTACCGCGAACGACCGGCATTACGAATCCCTGAAATATGAACTCTCAGGCAGCGGCATTGCCGTCGCATCCGGAAAATCCGGCCTCATGGAAGCGGCTGACCGCGAAGCGGACTGGGTGATGGCGGCAATCGTCGGCACGGCGGGTCTGGCGCCGACCCTCGCGGCCGCGCGCCGCGGCGCCGATATCGCCCTTGCCAACAAGGAATGCCTGGTCTCGGCGGGCGATCTCTTCATCAAGGCGATCCATCAAGGCGGCGGCAGGCTGCTTCCTGTCGATAGCGAGCACAATGCGATTTTCCAGGTGCTGGAAGAAAACCAACGCCCCGCCATCGAGCGCGTGATCCTGACCGCATCGGGCGGCCCCTTCCGCACCGCATCTCTGGAGGAGATGGCCGGCGTGACGGTGGAAACGGCGCGCGCCCATCCGAACTGGTCGATGGGATTGAAGATCTCGATCGACAGCGCCTCGATGTTCAATAAGGCGCTTGAGATGATCGAGGCCCGGCACCTTTTCGGGCTCAAGCCCGAACAGATCGAGGTGATTTTCCACCCGCAGTCGATCATTCATTCCATGGTCGGCTATACCGACGGCTCGGTTCTGGCGCAGCTCGGCGCCCCCGACATGCGCACAGCCATCGGTTATGCGCTCTCCTTTCCGCGCCGGCCGAACCTGCCGGTCGAGCGGCTGGATTTTGCCAAGCTTGCGCGGCTCGATTTCGAGGCGCCGGACGAGCGGCGCTTTCCGGCTCTGCGGCTTGCACGGCTTGCAATGACACGCGGCGGCGTTCAGGGCGCGGTTCTGAACGGCGCGAAGGAAGTGGCGCTCGAGGCCTTCATCGAGAGGCGGCTATCCTTCCTTGCCATGGCCGACATCACCGAAAAGGTCATGGATGATCTCGCCCACCTGCCGGCGGCATCCGGCATGGACGATGTCTTCGCTGCCGACAGGCAGGCCCGGCACAGGGCCGCCGAGCTAATGAGGCTCGATGCCGCCAGCTGA